TCCAAACGGTTCTGTCCATGTCCGCTCCCCACAGGAAGTCGTGAGGGGTTCCCTCACGAGTGCCTCACGGAGGAATCCGCCAAGGGGGACGAACGGGCTCGTTCCGCGTCACTTGTTTCAGAGTACGCCTGTTCTTCCAGGTCAGGCAGGGCGCGCTGCTGGCCGGAGCAGGTCAGGGCGAGGGGGCGAGAACACGGACGTCCCCGCCCGCTGGAGCGGACGGGGACGCCGTTGATGCCTTACCGCGTACTACTGGTGTGTCAGGTGCGCAGGCGCAGGTTCCAGGAGTTGAGCATCGGGTTGACCTCCTGGTAGAAGGTCGTGCCGCCGGTGCGGCAGTTGCCGGAGCCACCGGAGGTCACGCCCTGGGCCTGGGTGCCGGAGATGAACGAGCCGCCGGAGTCGCCGGGCTCGGCGCACACGGTGGTCCGGGTCAGGCTGTGGACGGTGCCCTGCGGGTAGCTCACGGTCTGGCCGCGGGCCTGGATGGTGCCGCAGTACCAGCCGGTGGTGGAGCCGGAACGGCAGACCTGCGAACCGATGGGCGCCGTGCTGGAGCCCGTGACGGTGGCGTAGCCGCCGGAGTTGTAGCGGCTGACCAGGTTGGTCAGGGTGAAGTTGGACGTGCCCCGGACGAAGGCGGCGTCGTTGCCGGGGAAGACGGAGCGCTCGAAGACGCCCCGGCCGTTGCCGATGCTGACCTGGGTGCCCACCCTGCCGCAGTGTCCGGCGGTGACGAAGCCGGGCTGGCCGGAGGCGTTGGTGGCCGCGAAACCGACCGAGCAGCGCCCGCCCATGGTGTAGGCGAGGCCGCCGATGATGTCGGCGTAGAGCTCGGGGGTCTCCGTGGTGGTCTCGACCGTGACCGTCGAGGCGTCCACACCGGCGTCGGTGATCAGGGCCTCGGCGTCGGCCTCGGAGCCCTCGAGCACCTCGAGCACGACCGTGTCGGAGGTGATCTCGGGGTACCAGCCGACCACACCGGGCTGGTGGGCGGCCTCGTTGAGGTCGTCGATGATCGCGTCGAGACCGTCGATACCGTGGTCGACCACGTCGGCGCTGGCCCCGGCGGCCTCCACCGCGGAGACGGCGGCGTCGTCGGTGACGAGGACGGTCAGTTCGAGGGTGTCGGTGTCGAACACCGAGCCGCCGTAGGCCTCGCCCGCGGCTTCGGCTGCCGCCTCGTCCGCCTCGAGGGCGGCTTCCTGGGCGGTGAGGAGTTCATCGGCCTCGAGCGGGGTCAGGCCGAGGTCACGCTGGAGCGCCTCCTCCATGGTGAGGGCGTCGGCCTCGGGGGAGGGCGACTGGGGGAGTGGTCCGGAGGCCGCGAGGGCCCCCGGGGCGGCGGCCAGAGCCAGCCCGAAGGCCAGGGCTCCGGTACCGATTGCGGAGACAACGGGGGAGGGTCTCATTGGTCCCTACTCTCCTTGGGGGATTAACGGGGGATCGGGGCCGACTACTTCCGGCCCCCTGCCGTTCACCGAGACATCCGGTAAACAACGCCTAACCATAGGTGCACGTTTTGGTGAGGGAAAGAGCGCCAGAGCGGTGAAGCATTCAATGTGGGGTGGGGTCAACCCATGACGGGTTTTTTCTTGGTCGCTGAACGTGGCGACCAGTTCAGCCACCTTGAGGTTGTCGGAGTTGTTTCATTACCGACCGAATTTGATCTTGATGCGCAAGGGGGGATGTTTGGCCACATCCGGACAGCGGTACTGCGTGCCAAAAGTGACTAACTGGACACACAGACGTAACACCAGTGGTCAGGAGTCCGTCGTGCGCACCCCTGTTGTACGCAAAGCGTCCCCGCGTTCGGTACCCGGAAGCCGGGGGTGAGGCGGGGACGCGAGAAGGTGACCAACCGGCGCCGATGGTGTAGAGGGTCGGCTTACGCGGGAGC
This DNA window, taken from Nocardiopsis exhalans, encodes the following:
- a CDS encoding S1 family peptidase — protein: MRPSPVVSAIGTGALAFGLALAAAPGALAASGPLPQSPSPEADALTMEEALQRDLGLTPLEADELLTAQEAALEADEAAAEAAGEAYGGSVFDTDTLELTVLVTDDAAVSAVEAAGASADVVDHGIDGLDAIIDDLNEAAHQPGVVGWYPEITSDTVVLEVLEGSEADAEALITDAGVDASTVTVETTTETPELYADIIGGLAYTMGGRCSVGFAATNASGQPGFVTAGHCGRVGTQVSIGNGRGVFERSVFPGNDAAFVRGTSNFTLTNLVSRYNSGGYATVTGSSTAPIGSQVCRSGSTTGWYCGTIQARGQTVSYPQGTVHSLTRTTVCAEPGDSGGSFISGTQAQGVTSGGSGNCRTGGTTFYQEVNPMLNSWNLRLRT